A stretch of Scheffersomyces stipitis CBS 6054 chromosome 2, complete sequence DNA encodes these proteins:
- the UBI5 gene encoding methyltransferase (Ubiquinone/menaquinone biosynthesis methyltransferase ubiE) — protein MATKYDTLEPVNALSILSTKTLLEFDVNKPRKTTEESAPLLGNPSKPLVGFTLDDLPELTTFREKFPDSVFRPGMKLLDFACGTGLVTMKLPPYLAEKGKTTEIVGIDINPKLLSIFNDKAEKHISEEVSIKSYIYDILDPELQPELSAKFGGKFDAIICTISYHHIDSYREVTKKLAEFLAPGGWLFIVDFYNEDVEKDIPAEKAGNAVRHMGGLKVDALNETLGSFSGLTNVSAAREFCVKLWQPDIFIENHSRQDIVDKMKSGDLESKNVNGDITYLVDNSIIIAVGQKS, from the coding sequence ATGGCTACCAAATATGATACTCTTGAACCGGTCAATGCCTTGAGTATATTGTCTACAAAAACTTTGTTAGAGTTCGATGTAAACAAACCAAGAAAGACTACAGAGGAATCTGCTCCTTTGCTTGGAAACCCTTCTAAACCACTTGTAGGCTTTACTTTGGACGACTTGCCTGAACTCACCACATTCAGAGAAAAGTTTCCTGATTCAGTATTCAGGCCAGGTATGAAGTTGCTTGATTTTGCCTGTGGTACAGGGTTGGTCACTATGAAGTTACCACCATATCTTGCTGAGAAAGGCAAGACAACTGAAATCGTGGGAATTGACATAAATCCCAAACTTTTGAGCATATTCAACGACAAGGCCGAAAAGCACatatctgaagaagtttccaTAAAATCATATATCTACGATATCTTGGACCCAGAGCTTCAGCCTGAGCTTTCAGCAAAGTTTGGTGGAAAATTCGATGCTATCATCTGTACCATTTCATATCATCACATCGATAGCTACCGTGAGGTCACCAAGAAATTGGCTGAATTTTTGGCTCCAGGAGGTTGGCTCtttattgttgatttctacaatGAGGATGTTGAAAAGGATATCCCAGCAGAAAAGGCGGGCAATGCTGTCAGACACATGGGAGGTTTAAAAGTAGATGCTCTAAACGAAACCTTGGGCAGCTTCAGTGGCTTGACCAACGTGAGTGCAGCCAGAGAATTCTGTGTCAAGTTGTGGCAACCAGATATCTTTATTGAAAACCATTCTCGCCAGGACATCGTCGATAAGATGAAACTGGGTGACTTGGAATCAAAGAATGTCAATGGTGATATTACGTACTTGGTGGATAACAGTATCATTATTGCTGTTGGACAAAAGAGCTAG
- a CDS encoding ubiquitin-conjugating enzyme (go_funtion ubiquitin conjugating enzyme activity~go_process protein modification; ubiquitin cycle) — protein MASRQSQRRLTKEYKAIQANPPPYIEAKPNDENILEWHYVITGPPNTPFEDGQYHGMLRFPNEYPFKPPSISMVTPNGRFSCNTRLCLSMSDYHPDTWNPAWSVATILTGLLSFMTGDESTTGSINTSENVKRRLARESLQWNIKENQRFIKQFPDLVKQNKTNIEIQKQKQDQEEKSAQTLNAHLDNEQPIDVHKNLDLLDPEDRARLLVEQEKANPVQNSFGLIVGVVAAAFLAAFFSFIRSG, from the coding sequence ATGGCTTCTAGACAATCGCAGAGAAGACTAACCAAAGAGTACAAAGCTATTCAGGCAAACCCACCTCCATACATTGAAGCTAAGCCCAATGACGAAAACATCTTGGAGTGGCACTACGTAATAACAGGCCCTCCCAACACTCCATTCGAAGATGGCCAGTACCACGGCATGTTACGTTTCCCTAACGAGTACCCCTTTAAGCCACCCTCGATTTCGATGGTGACACCTAATGGCAGATTTTCCTGCAATACGAGGTTGTGTTTATCGATGAGTGATTACCATCCTGATACCTGGAACCCAGCCTGGAGTGTGGCTACAATTTTGACCGGGCTCTTGAGTTTCATGACGGGAGACGAAAGCACTACTGGATCTATTAATACAAGCGAAAATGTCAAGCGTCGCTTAGCCAGAGAAAGTTTACAATGGAACATCAAAGAGAACCAGCGGTTTATCAAGCAGTTTCCTGATTTGGTCAAACAGAACAAGaccaatattgaaatccagaaacagaaacaggACCAGGAAGAAAAAAGTGCCCAGACTCTCAATGCGCATTTAGACAACGAGCAGCCCATTGATGTGCACAAGAACCTTGACTTGTTAGACCCAGAAGATAGAGCCAGGTTGTTGGTGGAGCAGGAGAAAGCGAACCCTGTTCAGAACAGTTTTGGGCTCATAGTAGGAGTAGTAGCGGCAGCTTTCTTGGCagccttcttcagcttTATTAGGAGTGGTTAG
- the CHS4 gene encoding chitin synthase regulatory factor, with protein MSTHPYRQKAPSSAPYPVEGDFATTGSVASNGLSHHNSGSILQSPKLHNLSSITNNTSNTSSIHGKSPIPASVATPYPQYDSSTPPPVFASNTAVVSPPSNPLSATSSVTNFNLNQQTPNVDSMFSKSENNLPMPQQKYGHSRSVSSTSSFFYDRDNASMVDFSQNIIQSYLGSNSTHLMPRIKTIELYRKNAKKSNDPTVLFQYAQYMLQTALLLDAEPSNLGGSSSQGNTPSQSIENSPRKELFNKNSNGSSLSISKTHKKSKSDTLDLGTELGDGSTVDDKRLKRALLKEAVHYLKKLSDKGYVDAQYLLADAYSSGALDRVENREAFVLFQAAAKHGHIESAYRTSYCYEEGLGTGRDSRKSIEYLKMAASKNHPASMYKLGIYSFYGRMGMPNHINTKKSGIKWLERASNVANELVAAAPFELGKIYYNGFQDIVIADKKYALELYSQAAALGHVQSAALLGQFYEVGEIVPQDNNLSIHYYTQAALGGDPESMLAMCAWYLIGSDPFLPKDENEAFEWAKRAAVCNLPKAQFALANFYEKGIGCIKDDEEAQTWYKRAAEGGEEKSLERISDQAAATKLRRQIGKKRSGTVGIAKGSAAQEKDCVIM; from the exons ATGAGTACACATCCATACCGCCAGAAGGCGCCTTCATCGGCTCCGTACCCCGTAGAGGGCGATTTCGCCACTACCG GAAGTGTGGCCAGTAACGGCCTTTCTCACCACAATAGTGGTTCCATTCTCCAGTCGCCAAAGCTCCACAATTTGAGCAGTATCACCAACAATACTAGCAACACCAGCAGCATCCATGGAAAATCTCCCATTCCTGCCAGTGTCGCAACTCCATACCCCCAGTACGACTCGCTGACTCCTCCTCCTGTATTCGCATCCAACACTGCTGTAGTTTCACCTCCATCCAATCCGCTTTCAGCTACTTCGTCTgtcaccaacttcaacttgaaccaGCAGACACCAAACGTCGATCTGATGTTCTCCAAGTCGGAAAACAACTTGCCTATGCCACAGCAAAAGTATGGCCACAGCCGTTCAGTATCGTCtacttcatctttcttctaCGACAGAGACAACGCGTCGATGGTCGATTTCAGCCAGAACATAATCCAGCTGTACCTCGGCTCAAACTCGACGCATCTCATGCCGCGAATCAAAACAATTGAGTTATACCGAAAAAACGCCAAAAAGTCCAACGACCCTACCGTTTTGTTCCAGTACGCTCAATACATGCTTCAAACAGCCCTTTTGTTGGATGCAGAACCTTCTAATTTAGGT GGCTCCTCTAGTCAGGGCAACACTCCCTCGCAGTCGATAGAAAACCTGCCTAGGAAAGAgctcttcaacaagaaccTGAATGGCCTGTCTCTTTCGATCTCAAAGACTCACAAGAAGTCGAAATCGGATACTCTTGATCTCGGTACCGAGTTGGGGGACGGTTCTACCGTAGACGACAAGCGTTTAAAGCGTGCTCTCTTAAAGGAAGCCGTTCActacttgaaaaagttgtcGGACAAAGGTTATGTAGATGCTCAGTACTTGTTGGCTGACGCGTACAGTTCTGGTGCTTTGGACAGGGTTGAGAATAGAGAAGCATTTGTGTTGTTCCAAGCAGCTGCTAAACATGGCCATATCGAGTCGGCTTACAGAACCTCCTACTGTTATGAAGAGGGTTTAGGAACAGGCAGAGACTCCAGAAAGTCCATCGAGTACTTGAAGATGGCAGCCTCTAAAAACCACCCGGCATCCATGTACAAGTTGGGTATCTACTCGTTCTACGGCAGAATGGGTATGCCCAACCAtatcaacaccaagaagCTGGGTATTAAATGGTTGGAAAGAGCATCTAATGTAGCAAACGAGCTTGTAGCTGCGGCTCCGTTTGAATTGGGTAAGATCTACTACAACGGGTTCCAGGACATTGTCATTGCTGACAAGAAGTATGCCTTGGAATTGTACTCGCAGGCTGCAGCTTTGGGCCATGTACAATCTGCTGCTCTATTGGGTCAGTTCTAcgaagttggagaaattgtCCCACAAGACAATAACTTGTCTATTCACTACTATACACAAGCTGCATTGGGCGGCGACCCTGAATCTATGTTGGCTATGTGTGCCTGGTACCTTATTGGCAGCGATCCTTTTTTGCCTAAAGATGAGAATGAAGCCTTTGAGTGGGCCAAGAGAGCAGCCGTCTGCAACTTGCCAAAGGCACAATTCGCATTGGCTAACTTCTACGAAAAGGGCATTGGTTGCATCAAGGACGATGAAGAGGCACAGACTTGGTACAAGCGTGCAGCAGAAGGTGGTGAGGAGAAGTCGCTAGAAAGGATTTCAGATCAGGCTGCGGCTACGAAGTTGCGCCGACAAATCGGCAAGAAAAGGTCAGGTACTGTGGGCA TAGCCAAAGGCAGTGCTGCGCAAGAGAAGGATTGTGTCATCATGTAG